AAGTGTGAGGACAGAAGGAGATTTTTATTGTGTAAATGGGATAATATCATGTgagtattaataaaaaaaaagggttaatggccgacgaagtgtgccttatcactttttaatgcacgccgtggaagcctgaaccgtgcAACGCGAAGCGGAGGATgtttgcttccgcgaagtgcggaagacagattcggcgatataaagcgatataaatatatatatactgatctttccaatgggttgaataaagcatcagttcagacagaaagttctcctcttaccgcttgtttttgtccaaatgatgaagttaaaggttgttttaaagaagccggcgcagtgatacaaaacatttaagctaggtgaccggaacttcttttttcaccgtgcggttatcctgtggtatatcactttttaatgcacacccagcagccaatcagaatcgagtattcacccggaccgtggCATAACCAAATATAATGCATTGTGTTTATTGTAATAGCAATGGGAAGAGGATGGTTGGTGATAGTCCATGTGTGACTGGTTCTAATCCATTTTGAGTGGAAACACTGAAAAAGCTCAATGCAGCTCATTTCATGCTGTGATAAATGCATTACCGGAGTGACCCGTCTCCCTTACAGCAGCAACAAATAGACATTACAACAAAAAGTGACTCTGAAAAACCACGGTTAAATGCAGTGCAGttgaaaaagaagtttaaaaagtttGGCTCATCATTGTAATAAGTGCAAAAAAGTTAGTCCTTGGTCCAGATTTTCTAATTGTTCAAGTCTCTTAAGGACAGATctgtatttaattatttgtttgatCATTAGGTGGAACATAAAGGTTGAATTGATACTTGTCAGGCTGTGTGTGGCTCCTGAGCCATGTAATTATGAGCAACATAGCTCCATGCTTTCCAGCCGGATGCTGCTCTTGACCTCCCTCCCTCCTTTGCCTGGATTCTCATCCTCAACAAATCAGATGCATTACgcctgcagctttctgctgccAGCAAAGAAGCTGTCAGTCAGCCCACCGCAGCCTTTTTGTGCAGCCTACACGTGTTTGAGTGGAGTCTGTTCATAATTAGTCTGCAAGCTCATCCTTATCAGCAGGGGGTGTGTGACTGAGACATCTGATGCACATGACATTAATGAATCAAAGCGAACATGGAGCTCTGTTGGGTTCATTTGTCTTTCACCTTTGAGTTCATTTTGTTGCTGTTCATATCCATAATTGTCTGGAGTTGTCGGCCCGCTGACTTTGCCGTGCGATGAAGTGGCCTGTCAAATGAACGCCTCGGGTTATCAGTCAGTGGAGAGACGCTTCGTGGTTCTGGCTGGACGCACTGATGGCAGCACTGTCACCATCTGCCAGATGAGAAAACGTCTTTGATGAGCTTTTACTGCTGATTTTGACTTGTCTTGTTTTAACATGGTGAGTTGTCAACActaatgtttgctttttgtgtttgtgtttgtgttatgTCACTCTCCAGGCCTGATGGAGCTGTGGACTCCTCACCTGCTGTACACCAGGGAGCTTGATCCATGTCTAGTACCCAGCAAACAACCATAAAGGGTGGGAAACGTCAATACCCTCAGACTCATTTTCCCCCACCCTTCCCCCTGAATTGCCTCTGTGGTGACACTGTCCTGCCCTGCCCTACCCTGTTTGTGACCTACGGCATGCTGGGAAAGCTGAAGCAGAACCTGCTGGTGGCCTGCCTGGTCATCAGCTCAGTCACAGTCTTTTACCTTGGCCGCCACGCCATGGAGTGCCACCATCGCTTCGAAGAGCGCAGCCTACCTGGCGGGGTCCTGCCTTTGTCAGCGCTCGGAGGCAGCATGCGGACCACCTTACGGACCGGCCAGAATCTCAGCACGCCTTTCGTTTACAACAAAGACATGCCTCTCATCTTCATTGGTGGTGTGCCTCGCAGTGGGACCACACTAATGCGAGCAATGCTGGACGCACACCCAGATGTGCGTTGTGGCGAGGAAACCCGTGTCATCCCACGCATCCTGGCTATGAAGCAAATGTGGAGTCGTTCAGGCCGGGAGAAGATGCGTCTGGATGAGGCTGGTGTGACGGATGAGGTGCTGGATGCAGCCATGCAGGCCTTCCTGCTGGAGATCATCGTCAAACATGGCGAGCCTGCCAGCTTCCTCTGCAACAAGGACCCTTTCGCGCTCAAGTCTCTTTCTTACCTGGCCAAGATTTTTCCTCGTGCCAAGTTTTTGCTCATGATCCGCGACGGGCGAGCTTCTGTCCACTCCATGATCTCAAGGAAAGTGACCATTGCGGGGTTTGACCTGAACAGCTACCGGGACTGCCTGACGAAATGGAATCGGGCCATCGAGACCATGTACACTCAGTGCCTGGATGCAGCAGACAAATGCCTCCCTGTGCACTATGAACAGTTGGTTCTCCATCCTGAAAAATGGATGAGGACATTACTAAAATTCCTAGACATTCCTTGGAATGATGCTGTCCTCCACCATGAGGACCTCATTGGGAAAGCTGGGGGAGTTTCCCTTTCCAAGTAAGTCACGTTAATGGtttgatgtgttttgtttttctttttttcttcattctccTAACTTCAGACCTTGTACTGTattctgttttcactttttcaaatatGTGTAGTTGGTTGGtattcctggaaaaaaaaatctttgaacagTTTAGCTATATTTATCCCCAAGACTGCAGATCCCGACTTAGAAATGAACCAAAGCAGCAGGTCACCATCAATGTTAAAgctcttctctgcttcttcacTCATTTTCAGTCTAGTCTTTGATCCTCATCAGAACTGGAACAATTCCTGGAACCTTTGGAAGTTTGCATTGATGCATTCCTGCTTTCCTTGTTAAGTTATGGAGTCATTTGTAAAATGCTGATCTACAGCTACCTTAACCCCTCAGAAGATGGTTAGCGAAACACGCAAGGCCTTTGTATGAGTAGCACATGGTTTGGGTGGGGCATCAATGCTCTGTAGTGTGCGCTAAAACTCACCATGGAGGACGGTATTCCAGCGAGAAAGCTTTGACTCACCAGCAGTCCACATGAGGCTGGGCTTGGCTTCCACTGCACATTTCTCTTTGGATCACTTGATCCAATGCTTAAGCTTCTTGGAATCTGGATTTTGGAAGGGTTTGGGAACATGTGCCCATGCGTGGGGCAGCCCCTCCTCCTTTAATTCGATTTGTTTTGCCCCACAGCTGCAGGTTTATAAAGCTGTGAGAACAATCATGGTAAATGTTTGTTGTAAGAAAGGCAAGTTGTTTCCAGGCTCACAAGGTTCACATGGTGAGCCTGGCTAGCCATGTGCCACATTCTCAGTGCAATGAGCTCAGGCATGTCCATTTCAGCGGTTCAGCCTGCAGGGACAGTTAATAACCTAAAGCACACTGACACGTGGGACAGGTCTGTGTCAGCGGCTTGTCAAATCTCACATCTGTACAGTTTTGGGTGAAAAATAGGTGTTCACTGCTGCTTTCACAAGAGACTAACGTTGCCTTTAATTTGTGAATGAAATTTCCTGCTGCTGTCCACAGGGAGGAACCTGCCTAGAACAACATGAAACTGGTGCACTCCCAACtgtgcccccctccctctgtgCCTGCCTCCCTGTCTGCTGTCAGCTTTATTTGGTTTCCCTCGTTCGGGAGTCAGGGGCTGGAAGTTTCTGACAAAACCCTCCAGAGGCTTTAACCCTACTCCTTGCCTCTCTCTGTTctgatacccccccccccccccccccccccccctgctacCATCCTGTTCCTGCCACGTAGCGGCAGAAACGCTCCATGTCCTCCAGACATTTGATCCACTCCTCatggtttttattaaaatgtttgacatgaGTTCAGTGGTTTTCCTTGGAAAAGCTTCCTGATGAAATTCCTTAACACTGAGCGGCTCATCTAGATTTTTTGACCTGATTTCAAAGAGATTTATTATCTTAGGGGACACACCAGTTATCAGATATTTTCCAAaccttgtttttctcttttggttCCAATTAAATGTGGGTGTGCAGTGGCTGTAAGAAATGATGACATTTCTAATAGACCACTGAGATGAGAAGAAGGCAGCTTCTCACAGGCAGGTTCACATCAGAGAATGACTCATGAATGATCTTCCTGGATCTCAGAAGGCATGTATCGGTCTGCTTCCATCTGCAGTGCATGGGGGTTTTTCTGCCGCCTCAATTCTTTGAGTGTGTTTGAGGGTGTTCAGCTTCCCTGAACATGGATGCAGTCAGCCATGTGACCCTGAAGGTCATTGCTGCCTCTCTGAGCGCCTTGAGTGTCCTCTCCATTGAACCCTGATGGGTTTAGAACCACGGATGGTGATGATCTCATAAATGTGGCATTTTAGTCCTAGCCACAGCACACATCTGTGGCTTGCACACACTCCCTGTGCTTGAGAAGCTGCCCTCAATCTCTTTTCACAAGCTGTCGGCTCCTCAGCGGAGTCAAAAGAATCTTCCTCTAGTCTTAGATGTTGTAGCGTGCTGGAGATCTGATGATCTGCTGCGTTTCACcctaatttctatttttttgctttgctttttgttttagtggttGATCATTTAAAACAGAGGACGACACACCTGTTTGAAAATACCAACGTCATCTTTGTAGTAATCTTCAAACTGCAACGCCAACATTCATTATTCCATCAGTTCACCACTTGTCCAGCAGGTCCTTCCAAAACTCTACaatgaaaaaccaccagggcaGGAAGTGTTGGAGAAATACTGTAACATCCCAGTTTCATTTCGCTAAGCATCTAACCAGAAAATGGATTTGTTTCAATGAATACTCAAAATAgctttgtgctgttttcacatgCAATGGAAAATTGTAACCgtggatttgatttatttatttagtaccATTTCAAGTGTTAGATCTCTCTTTTTAATAAATGGCCAATGTGAGACCAATACTTCAGGCATTTAAGGTAAAACTGTCTCCTCTATCAGAGATGTCATCGTTCTGGCACTGATGAAAGAGGGGCAGCTGTGTTGGGTCATTTCTGAAGATCTTTCTGTAGAAACCTCCATGGTGGATCCTTCACCCTTAGAATGAAGCCCTGGgcttaaaaaaatcatgtttaaacttgacccaggtgtgtgcacattgAAATGCAGAGTACTTGAAATGTGAGGGCACTCGTCCAGAGTTGGGGCTTCTTACTCTGGATGCATTGCTTCTTCAGGAGTGTCCTTCAACCCAGGACTTCAAGACTTGCCACCCTGCTTGTTTAACAGCTATCCCTGCCCCACCCACTTCTAATTGGTTGGTGATTGAAGGTTTTGGTTGAACATACCTGATCTTCGTAATAAACAGCCTGTAAGGACATGAATGTTTGAGAAACAGGCAGGACAATGACCTGGGTTGAAGATCATTGTCCTAGGATGTATCTGAAAGTCTCTTTTGATTATCTCAAAAAGTGAATCTTCAATGTTTGTTCAGTTTGACAGCAaatacttctaaaaaaaaacacttttactgtttttttagacTAGAATCCAATAAAACTTACCAAGTCTTACAAATATCccaaaataattcaatttaaCTTGAAATGACTTGTGTCCCATTGTGTAATGCccactttaattattttttcttcaaagcattTTAGATCTCATCACCAATTCCTAACAAAACCTGAAGTGCTTCTGGTTTAAACAGCGTTGTCTGTTCTCAGGATGCCACTCATGGTTCATTATAAAGCTGTGGTCGAGTCAATGGAAAGTGCTGGTCTGTCTGACAGCCTGTGTTATTTAAAAGGCAGCCGATGCCTTATAAGTACGGTCAGTTATTTGACAGTAACCTGCCTCACACTGATCACTGTTCTCTGAAATCTGACCCTTGCAAAGAGAGGTGCACACATGAGCGCAGAGGGAGACTGAAGCCTGCATTTCATCCACGACTGATCAGGACTCTCATTAAGTTAAAGTCATTGGTACTCAGACTGATGCTCCATCCACTCCTGACACGAGAAGAGAAATGGCAGAAAGCCTCTggcctggtcacatgaccaccaCCTCTCACTTTTGCTCTTAATGGCCGGCTGCTTGTCAATTATTAATTAACAGGCTCCTTCACTCAGGGTGGGGCTCAGTAGCACCAAGGAGCCATTAGGAGTCGCACAGAGACATCAAGATTACAGAGAAGTTAGGGAGGGGAAATCGAACGGCTCCCCCTTCTGGGATAAGTAATGGAGCGAGTCTCCCAGCAGACGGGCCTCCATTAAATCAGGATGATGTAATTGATGCTAATGCAAAGCCAAGGTCCCGGTCTGTGGCCTGGCTACACCCCCACAGACTCGGATAGAGACGCTGGAGAGTGTGGGGGGGGTTGAGTAGACCTCCTCCAGGTGTCATGGGGGTTGACTGTAATGCATCGTATGCTAAGCACTTGAGAAGGGGCGTGGCTACATTTGAATGATGGGATATGGCAGCTGATTCGACCTGCTGCCGTTCCCATCAAACTGCATCAAGACCTATTTAGAGGAGTGCTGCTGGAGGCCTAACAGCTTCCAACAGCAGCTCATAAACTGCATGCTAAACGAGACTTACTGCCATGACCAGAACCTGCATCAATACCGTTATTAGTTACTGTCAGCTCCATTACGGTGAGGTGAGACAGAGCTGTCCTGCAGTAGGTCATCGTTTCCCATCAACAATTTAGCATAAGTGCTGGACAGTTGGGCtataggaaaacaaacaaaagaaaagtttatgcTTCTCTAATTTATCTTTGATAAAAACGAGATGAATGAAATCAACAAAtctgttttcctttaaagtaaTTCTTGCaggctttaaatttttttagtcaaattctatttacaaatattttttttaatgtaagaatTTAAGATCCTTTGGTAACTTTGTACCGGGTGGCACAGAAAGACTACataatttagtttatttcttttattctgatgaacgttttattttgaaaagccacTAGATTCTGTCCAGCACATCTGGATCAGGCTCACAGGATTCATGTTGATTCATGTCCATAAAGGGCTGCTCTGGTCAATGACATTACTTCTCAAATTAACTTacccgtattttcacgaccgtAGGGCGCACCGGGTCATAGGGCAcagtctcagttatgggtgattttACGGTATTTAACGCATACAAAAGGTGCACTGGGTTTTAAGGCGCGACACTTTAAAACATAACGGTAACGCGtgcatgctagtgtgtgtttaaaaaaaggcagcgagtgcaaaactgagttggttgtgatttatttttctttttttcagtcatcaaacagcatccaaaaatccatcaaagtcctcatcttctgtctctgaaatgaacagctgggctaaataATAACTATAAACTGGAGCTAGGGGCAGAAAAGGTTGGGGGCTGCTAGTCCAGTGGACTTGGTCCAAATGGGAGGGGAAAGCTAAAACATTGATGGGGTCTGGTTATTCTTTAACATTCACTCAGAAGTGtttctaaaaatgaagcagtggTTTCAAACGCTGATCATTTGGAGGGGGAGATTTTCTGACCAAGACGGGGTTTAAGAAACTGCTAACCTCTGATAATAACAAGTGCTGTGTCacatgtttgattgacagcagagttcaggtgagctgaatgaaGCCACCTCCTTCCAACACGCATGTGGCTCTGAAGGAGAAAGCTGCTGTCTGACGCTTCACTTCTGCTGTGAATGGAGCTGTTTTAATCCCACAGCTCCATTATACAGGAGTTTGAGTGTtgatttaaaggtttttattttgtttttcttagggTAAATACTGCTGTTTTTCTTATTCCCTGACTATGAATATTAAGAATGATGAACCTGAAGAGAATTTAAGTCTTGTTAGAAGTATTTTCTGTTTATAATAGTGTCTCTGTTTTAAAGTCAGgttaaaaacaggataaaacaACTACATGCATATGCATGTATGTGCATTTTCTCTGGATAAACACAAGCATCTTTTGCCTGCAAAGGTTTCTTACGGGGAGCTGAAGCCTCTGGGTCCTGATGGAGTcacttaatgattttttttctgtgcgtGTATCGCAGAGTGGATGTTTGAATCCGGGCCCGCCTGTCCACCATCCTCCTGAGATGAACAAACAACTTCATGCTATTAATCATGCAAGACACAATAGTTGTACAGTGGAAAGATTCAGTTGCAAAGTAAATGGATTAGAGGAAAGTGAATTGCCTTATTGAAAAATTGTCAGGCAGGAAACACGGGGCAGATGGGCTGCACCGCAGGTGGTCAGTAGACCTGGGGGAGGAGCCTATTGCATCCGTGGGGAAGATGAGCATAAAATGCATGCTACTTATGCCAAAGGAGGCTTTGATTCTGCAGGAAGGAAATGCTCCACAGCCCAGCTTTCCAGGGGAAATCCAGTTGTAATGGATCCAAAACTGGGTCGCTGTCATTGtcctcttgttttgtttttgtgttggcgAGTGGAATTACAGGACCTTTGGTGTTTGTAAATGTAGCTGTCACTGGTTTCCAAAAACCCACCAACATGTTTCCACTTGTCATGGCTCAGTCAGTCCTCCAGGAGAAATCCCTGTAAGGTGTTCATTCCAGCTCTCAGCCATTTCAGGGGAAGATCTCTCATcgattaccgatacgaagcccatcggcACGACAGtggttgtgattttgggctacacACATAAAATTGATTTGAACTGAATCTCAGCtgtgagagaaaagtgtgaaggatttccatttttttaaaaactttatttgattcattataGACATACTGTTTCTGCTGGTATTTCTAGTTAAATTGTCTTTTCTATATTTGCTTCAACATTTTCTCCTGACGTTTTACTTGTCTAAGAGTTTAAAATGGACAGAAGGACTCCACGATATCATGATGTGTggtattg
The Oryzias latipes chromosome 13, ASM223467v1 DNA segment above includes these coding regions:
- the LOC101161430 gene encoding protein-tyrosine sulfotransferase 1 isoform X3, producing MSSTQQTTIKGGKRQYPQTHFPPPFPLNCLCGDTVLPCPTLFVTYGMLGKLKQNLLVACLVISSVTVFYLGRHAMECHHRFEERSLPGGVLPLSALGGSMRTTLRTGQNLSTPFVYNKDMPLIFIGGVPRSGTTLMRAMLDAHPDVRCGEETRVIPRILAMKQMWSRSGREKMRLDEAGVTDEVLDAAMQAFLLEIIVKHGEPASFLCNKDPFALKSLSYLAKIFPRAKFLLMIRDGRASVHSMISRKVTIAGFDLNSYRDCLTKWNRAIETMYTQCLDAADKCLPVHYEQLVLHPEKWMRTLLKFLDIPWNDAVLHHEDLIGKAGGVSLSKVERSTDQVIKPVNVEALSKWVGKIPPDVVRDMAVIAPMLSRLGYDPHANPPNYGQPDPKVLDNTRRV
- the LOC101161430 gene encoding protein-tyrosine sulfotransferase 1 isoform X1; this translates as MSSTQQTTIKGGKRQYPQTHFPPPFPLNCLCGDTVLPCPTLFVTYGMLGKLKQNLLVACLVISSVTVFYLGRHAMECHHRFEERSLPGGVLPLSALGGSMRTTLRTGQNLSTPFVYNKDMPLIFIGGVPRSGTTLMRAMLDAHPDVRCGEETRVIPRILAMKQMWSRSGREKMRLDEAGVTDEVLDAAMQAFLLEIIVKHGEPASFLCNKDPFALKSLSYLAKIFPRAKFLLMIRDGRASVHSMISRKVTIAGFDLNSYRDCLTKWNRAIETMYTQCLDAADKCLPVHYEQLVLHPEKWMRTLLKFLDIPWNDAVLHHEDLIGKAGGVSLSKVERSTDQVIKPVNVEALSKWVGKIPPDVVRDMAVIAPMLSRLGYDPHANPPNYGQPDPKVLDNTRRVFKGEFQLPDFLKEQSQIQKSAEKSSPS
- the LOC101161430 gene encoding protein-tyrosine sulfotransferase 1 isoform X2 — protein: MSSTQQTTIKGGKRQYPQTHFPPPFPLNCLCGDTVLPCPTLFVTYGMLGKLKQNLLVACLVISSVTVFYLGRHAMECHHRFEERSLPGGVLPLSALGGSMRTTLRTGQNLSTPFVYNKDMPLIFIGGVPRSGTTLMRAMLDAHPDVRCGEETRVIPRILAMKQMWSRSGREKMRLDEAGVTDEVLDAAMQAFLLEIIVKHGEPASFLCNKDPFALKSLSYLAKIFPRAKFLLMIRDGRASVHSMISRKVTIAGFDLNSYRDCLTKWNRAIETMYTQCLDAADKCLPVHYEQLVLHPEKWMRTLLKFLDIPWNDAVLHHEDLIGKAGGVSLSKVERSTDQVIKPVNVEALSKWVGKIPPDVVRDMAVIAPMLSRLGYDPHANPPNYGQPDPKVLDNTRRIQKSAEKSSPS